GAATTTTTTAGGTATAtgtaaatttaaattaattcaaatagTAGTAATCAGATGAGTCAGAAATATAACTAAATAGATTTATAACAGAAAAGTAACAGATGTAATTTGTCAGACCTAACCTAATGTTTGATGTTATTCCAGTTTACATCCATTCCTAACTCTCCAAATACAACTGTAGAGGGATGTTGTTTCAGCATCTGTGTGCAGGTGATGACGTATGATCGAGTGCTCCCCCCAGTGGTCCAGCAGCTGTACTGCAGCCCCATAATCGTAAAAGTGTTTAAGACTCagacactttattgatccctgaggggagAAATTGGGCTATGTGTCGactatatatactgtagataaCATTGACGTGTAATTGACAATAATTGctaaaacagaattaaaagaCTCTTAAATGTACAGACCATAAAGACGGTTACTAACCACTGCAGTGATTCTGAAGTCTTTATTACTTTTCAGTTCAAAAactataaacacacagcaggtaaCATAGGTGGTAAATATATGTAGGTGTAGCACTTCCTCCATACAGGCAAAGGTCCATTATTTTTCAGAAATTAATCACCAGTTCAGAAACTGGAGGAAATTCATCACTTATTCTCTTGAACATTGTATTGTACAAATAAAAAGTGCTGTTTGCAAAAACAGACAGATTATAAAAGACAGAAACCTCAATGGGATGTTTTCTGGCAGTAATTGTCGTTTCCAAACAACTTGTTGATGTACCTCAAATGTATTAAGTGACTGGTGAAATCTGAAGGCAACTTCGGAGTTTAgtctgctggtgctgctgctacCTTTACCCTCCCTCTGTGTGCTCACTTCAGCCAAACAGCAGAATCTCCCAGTGGTTTAACTTTCTGCCCTGTGACCAAATAGTTGCAGATTTGATCCTCAGTCATCCCAAACAGTATATAAAGCACAACAGATTTATTAACAGTAGTAGTGGCCTATGAGGAAAGCCCTGGATTCCCACCTCTCTGATGTGGTCTAAGGCCTGTAACACAACGTTTACACTTTTTCTGCTGCATCTGCCATTTTCCGTCAAActccactttgtttttctttttttacaatcAACTTTCTCTGACAgggacaaaaagaagaagaaacacctGCCTGATTGGCCCGTTCAACTTATCTTTACGTAGAATTCATTATTATACCTGCACAACCGACTTTACAGACTGCTGGAAAATTAATCACTTGACACAGCTACATATTACAGAAAGGCTTTCGGTCTAACTACACATACTTGGGCCAGGTTTCACAAAAACCTCGAGAAATTTCTCTCGTCCGGTAAGTGAACAGGACATCAAACTTGTTTTAAATACACTTTTGGAAGTCTGGCTTAATTATCACAGACGGACGATTTACTCATCACTGCTGTATAATTTAACAATATAGTGTAACTTATAATCAAAGCTAATCTCTTCATTTTACACCTGCACAAAAGTTTCTTTTCTCTGGAATGCACACAGATATCAAGCTTTTCTACTCTTGGCATGCTCAACAGAACAAAAAgggcatttttgttttcattacacTGGCCTGGTCAAATATTCTCTTAAAATACATACTGTAATTTACCGTGGAataccttcattttaaaaaaactggatCTAGCCAAACCGAACTCACAGGTGTATCAAGTGTTGACATgagctgcaatatgtaagaattggccacccgTTGAaggtcactccaaacaaataaaGGGGCACCGATCAGCAGATGattactgctaactgtagctgccgtatGCTAGGTAGCTCTGTTAGCCGTGCAATTAGTGGGAGCTCGGAGTGGTATTCGGGACAGGCCAGGCCGGGGTTAGATAGTTGATATCTCCACAACACAGTACATATAGATATTTTcgttaatttttgaatgttttaaaccaaaattcttacatattgcatctttaaaaatatGGCACggtaaataaacaaagaacatACAAACACCAAGCTGTTACATATGCAGGCATAAAAAATACACTGGTTCAGTCGAGTCCATATtgttaaaatatacagtagaggAGACTATCTGACATCCGTCCTCAGTCATCTGTCAAACTTTAAagaaatcatcttttttttttttaaattgggaCATTCAGTTTTGGCaaaaatacagaacattttCACTGATAACTTTGGATTTCACAGTAACAgtaaagaaaagacacaaaagaaaagaaaatcagcaagGTAACAATAACACCAAGTGTACCCGAAGATAAACATCACCATTTGCACTCTGCTGCATTGTAcctgcatttaaaacaacacagaccTAAGAGGCATGTGGAGGCAGCTACACAGCTGAGCGGTTACCACAGAGTCTGGACACAGATGTGGGCAATTCTCTCCTTTTTTGTCTGAAAGGTTCCTGCCCGTCTTTGTTGAGGTGAAGTGTGGTTCCCTCTGACCTTTCACCAGTGTCTCGTCTCTATTAAATCAGCCCGCAGGCTCAGTCTCTTCAGAGTCTCATATCCTACCACAATGAGCACCGACGTGGGCAGCGAGGAAATGATGCGGGCCGACAGCCCCTTGGTCATCCCCCAGAGGCCCTCCTCTGCCAGCAGCTGCTTGAACGTCTCGATGACGGATGATCGTCCCTCCACCTTCAACAGACAGGGGAGTGTTAGACCATCTCTGGTATTTGCAAACAAGGGAGATCATTACTAAAGCTACTAAACTATTTGATAGGTATGATTGATATGATCAAAAGCTCCATGATAGCAGCTAAATGAACGTTGACGTAGGGATGCAACAATTTTTAGATTTTGATGGTGTAATTATTGTCTGAGGAGAAGTCCcggttttgtggtttcacatttttaatccattcatttatttcacaacaCTAAGGACATATAaattagtgtttttatttagagGTTTACTGTATTTTGTCCCCACAGCATGTCTTTGTTGGCTTGCTTTTTTAAACAGCTGGTGCCTTTCTAAACTattcatataaaaaataataaattaaaattgaGTAGTTTTGATAAAAATGACAGGAGGAAACTGAGGGCATCTCTCATGAAGCTGTTCCACCCTTGAGGGAATAACATGCTGTTTTGGTAAGTGTTCATTTATAAACGGTGCAATGctccttttccttctttgttGGTTTACATTAGCCTGAAAGTCTTTTAATTATGTCCCTTTTATAGGAGTGAGAAAAGAAACGCTCTGTGAAGCTGAACCTTTTCGGTTACAAAACAGTGACAGTTAAACTGTGGTTAATAGTGAAATCGGTTAACGCTGCACCCCTACACCTTGAGGTAAAATTGTTTTGTCAACTACTGCTTCCAAAGATTAAGAATAAACTTCCAATTTCTACTCTTAAGGCAACAGGGATGAAACGTCTTTCCAGtggtaaacaaactaaaaatgtcaacatcaaCAATTCCTTTACCAAAGGAGAACTCATCTACTGAGGAAGAGTGGACCAAGCTGTAAAATTGTTGTTCAGGGAATCAGGGAAGActtgcagcaaagggccaccAGTTGGAATCAAACTCAGGCTGCTGcggcgaggacacagcctccgTACATGGGAAgcactctaccaactgagctactgggctGCACGCAATGAAATCGTATGTCAGCTAATTTTATGTTGTATAGTTTGTCTTCCTGGCTTAGAGATCTAATTTAAGTCAAGCAAAGTTCTGCTAACAGTCTTTGTTCTGAATGTTTAAGCACCAAATGTAATGAAATGACgtgtaaagaaaaggaaactAATAAAAGAAGTGGGATGTACAAAAACATCAGCTACACACAAAGTTCTACTTCCATGTGCTGTCAAAACAGTTTGTTGTTCAATTGCAACAAAGAGCAAGTTGAGAAACTGTTGCGTAATGTTCAGAAAGAGGAAgtgtatctgcagagagaagcagcTGACTCCAGCTGTATTTAGTGCTGAAATATCACTGCAATGAGGGCCAGACTCAGTTATTAGTTCTGCAGATTTATGAACAAATAGACTCATGTTCTCTACACCACACATCTGTTGCCTTGTACATATGACTCTTCACCCTGGATTAAGACAAATTTGTGTTGGTTAATTCTTGCTCCTCGTATCAAAGTCTAACATTGTCTTTAGTTCACCTAAAAGTCAAAGTTTTTTCTGTCCTTCCAAGAACAAAATCTTCCTGgcaaatataatttaatttacgggttactttttaaaatataaacccTTGTCACTTtctcaaatatatatattcatttggTGCACAATGGTGGCTTCAGTGTTTACCTGTACTCTTGCTCGGACAACATCCATCGGGTTGGTGATGGTGGAGGCGGTTGCTGCTGCCATTGGTCCTGCCAAAGCCTGCAGAATCAGATGAGGGCACTCAGTTGGTGCCATCAACGACAGCTGCTCTGTGAACACAAAGGATATAAAAACATTGTACGGTCAATATATTTAAAGATCACTACAGATTTGTTTAAGTAAAGCTATAACTTGCCTGAACTgttacagaaaaacacactctcacaggCATCTGATTCACTTCTCTTTTCACCACCTTTTTTAATTGGTACTGTATtagttttgtacatttttaatatgttgACTATGACTGTGGATCATTTTACAAGAGGGGGAGTTTTCTGAGAACAGCTACTATAAACAACAACTAACTGGGTGTTGACTTACctgcataaaaatgataaaaaggcCACCAGAGTGCACTGTTAGGGATGTACGTGAGTAGTGATGCCACGTAACCCCTGTAAAATCCCCTGAAGCCATCGGCTGCAAATATCTGCACCGTAATGTCCCGAGTTTGCCCGAAAGTCAGTCTGCGTTTGGAAGTTGCGAGCATCATTTTGGGTTTGGCCTTGAAGCGAGTCAGGTGTTCGCCCTGTCCCTGCATCATCAGTTGCTGAGACACAATGTCGATGGGCACAGTGATGGTCTGAGCCACCAGGGATGCTGCCCCTCCTGCCACCACCGACTTCACCGTGTTACTTGGAGAGTACTGGGACACATACTTGCGCACCAGCTCGTAGGTGGTGATGTAAGCCTGTCCTGAGACCAGGGTGAACGTATTGACCATAAAGCCACGGTAGAGGCCTTGCACGCCCTCAGCTCGCAGGATCTTGCAGAA
This sequence is a window from Pagrus major chromosome 8, Pma_NU_1.0. Protein-coding genes within it:
- the slc25a44a gene encoding solute carrier family 25 member 44a: MQQKGAIQIIEWEDLDKRKFYSLGVFMTLTTRATVYPASLIRTRLQVQKGKALYSGTLDAFCKILRAEGVQGLYRGFMVNTFTLVSGQAYITTYELVRKYVSQYSPSNTVKSVVAGGAASLVAQTITVPIDIVSQQLMMQGQGEHLTRFKAKPKMMLATSKRRLTFGQTRDITVQIFAADGFRGFYRGYVASLLTYIPNSALWWPFYHFYAEQLSLMAPTECPHLILQALAGPMAAATASTITNPMDVVRARVQVEGRSSVIETFKQLLAEEGLWGMTKGLSARIISSLPTSVLIVVGYETLKRLSLRADLIETRHW